A region of uncultured Desulfobacter sp. DNA encodes the following proteins:
- a CDS encoding DUF2162 domain-containing protein, whose translation MLKQLWINGILGAFLVFGIKIGVGLGARINHPNIPASRKWIFAGGTILVYLLLFFGMYTLVTGYNLFDYLDRISKAVQYGMTVHFVLALGLFAWGVVLLVSQQGPGHASLAPGLLLVLPCPVCATVILLNLSLGFSIFPMAPAITSLVLFACFTACILLTLVLITLFQNHITSMDDFLGLSMMLIALYFVLTVLIAPSYPEIKAAYQMAKSNNPVGQIATPPFLILAGSAVVLGISGFYRSYFHKA comes from the coding sequence ATGCTCAAGCAATTATGGATAAATGGAATCCTTGGGGCATTCCTGGTATTCGGCATCAAAATCGGGGTGGGACTGGGGGCACGGATCAACCATCCGAACATTCCTGCGTCAAGAAAATGGATATTTGCGGGTGGCACTATTTTGGTATATCTGCTTTTGTTTTTTGGCATGTATACCCTGGTCACAGGTTACAACCTGTTTGACTATCTGGATCGTATCTCCAAAGCCGTTCAATACGGTATGACCGTTCATTTTGTACTGGCGTTGGGCTTGTTTGCCTGGGGCGTGGTTCTGCTTGTATCACAGCAAGGTCCTGGGCATGCCTCGTTAGCCCCAGGGCTTTTACTGGTGCTTCCCTGTCCGGTTTGTGCCACAGTGATCCTGCTCAACCTGTCTTTGGGGTTTTCTATTTTTCCCATGGCTCCGGCCATCACCAGCCTGGTTCTGTTTGCATGCTTTACGGCATGTATCCTTTTGACTTTGGTCCTGATCACTCTGTTTCAAAACCACATCACTTCTATGGACGATTTTTTGGGCCTTTCCATGATGCTGATCGCGCTCTATTTTGTACTAACCGTTCTCATTGCCCCCAGTTATCCTGAAATCAAGGCAGCCTATCAAATGGCTAAGTCCAATAATCCTGTGGGGCAGATTGCGACACCCCCATTCTTGATACTGGCCGGCAGTGCCGTTGTTCTTGGCATATCAGGATTTTACCGGTCCTATTTTCACAAGGCATAA